The nucleotide sequence GGGTAGTAGACTTCCCGCTGGTTGAGTGGGATGAGGATGCAAAACGCTACGTTGCCCTGCACCATCCGTTCACACGTCCAAAAGACGAAGACTTGCACCTGTTCGATACTGATCCAGGTCAAATGCGTGCACAAGCGTACGACATGGTTCTCAACGGATACGAGCTCGGCGGAGGTTCCATGCGGATCTTCAAGCGCGACGTGCAAGAAAAAATGTTTACCACACTTGGCTTTACCCTCGAAGAGGCGCGTAAACAATTCGGCTTCCTCATGGATGCATTCGAATACGGTACACCTCCACACGGTGGAATCGCACTTGGCTTGGACCGCCTGATTATGCTTTTGGCTGGCCGCACTAACCTGCGCGAAGTCATCGCATTCCCGAAAACAGCAAGTGCGAGCGACCTGATGGTAAACGCTCCAGATGTAGTAGACGGAAAACAATTGAAAGAGCTGTCCATTGCAACAATTGTCACAGAAGAAGAAAAGGTGGAAGCGTAATCGACTTGCGCAACTGCATTGCTCTTTGATACATTGGTAATACTATGATGAAAGCCCTGCGATGCCCGTGACATCCGATAGTTTTGAGCCACAAAGTTTGTTTAGGGAGTTTTTCGTCCGTGATTGTAAAGGCATGCCTCCTTAGAGTGGACGTCTGTAACAGTTCGGCAAGACACCCACCTGCGATGAGCAGGTTCAAAACTAAGGAGCAACACGGCATAATGGGGCTCCTTTTTTCTACTTCAATCCTACTTTTCCGATTGACTATAAGTTGCGCGTTGAACTGCCCAATAATCTCGCTTGCGAATGAAAGGTGACACGAAATATGCTTCATCAATTTTCTCGTTGTGAATTGGCCTTCGGTCCTGAAGGTTTGGAAAAAATGAAAAATAGCCGCGTTGCTGTATTAGGAATTGGCGGAGTTGGTTCCTTTACAGTAGAAGCACTCGCGCGAACAGGTGTAGGCAAGCTCGTTTTGGTAGATAAGGATGTAGTAGACATCACGAACATCAACCGCCAAATTCATGCGACGCTGAACACAGTTGGTCAAAAAAAGGCTGAGCTTATGAAGGAGCGTATTGCGACGATCAATCCGGAGTGCGAGGTCGTAACTCTCCATATGTTCTACAATGAAGAAACAGCACATGAGCTGTTTGAACATGAACTGGATTACATCGTGGATGCCATGGACACCATGTCCGCGAAGCTCCATGTAATTAAAGAAGCAAAGCGTCGCAATATCCCTATTATTTCTAGCATGGGTGCGGCCAACAAAATGGACCCGACCCGTTTTGAGGTTGCCGATATTTCCCAAACGAGTTATGATCCGATTGCAAAGGTCATTCGTCGTGAGCTGCGGAAAAGCGGTATCTACAAAGGGGTAAAAGTTGTATACTCCCGTGAGATTCCCGTCACCGTACGTGTAGATGTACGCGAACAGATCGTTTCCAACCCGGATTCACCGATTAGCAAAGTGCGGATGCCTCCAGCAAGTAATGCTTTCGTGCCTTCTGTGGCTGGTTTAATTTTAGCCAGTGTAGTGGCAAGAGATATTTTGGAGTGGCAGCCTGTAAAAGGATAGTGGAACATGGATGATTTATTCACGTTTGCCTACGACCAGCAGGGTGGTGGCAAACAGAAGCCATTGGCTGCACGGATGCGGCCGCAAACGATTCAGGATGTAATCGGGCAATCGCATATTTTGGCTCCTGGAAAGCTGCTCCGACGCGCGATTGAAGCAGATCAAGTGTCCTCTGTCATTTTTTACGGACCTCCAGGTACAGGGAAAACAACGCTGGCAAAAGTCATTGCTCGAACCACACGCACGCATTTCTCCGAGTTAAATGCCGTTACGGCTGGTGTCGCCGACATCCGCAAAGTGGTAGATGCGGCAAAGGAGCGGCTCGTTATGGACAGTCAGCGGACAACCTTGTTCGTAGACGAGATTCACCGCTTCAACAAATCGCAACAGGACGCCCTTCTTCCTTATGTGGAGGAAGGCACAATCATTTTGATTGGCGCCACGACGGAGAATCCTTTTTTCGAGGTGAATCCGGCGCTTTTGTCGCGTTCACAAGTGTTTTCCCTTCAATCGCTTTCCCATGAGGAATTGAAGCAGGTCATGGATCGGGCACTTCGTGATGAAGAAAATGGATTGGCGGAGCTATTTGTCACCGTTGAACCGGAAGCGGCAGAGCATTTGATTCAATATGCCGAAGGGGATGCCAGACGTTTGCTGAACGCATTGGAACTGGCAGTGACAACGACGCAACCAGGTGTGGATGGACGCATTACAGTGACGCTGGACGTCGCCGTAGAATCCATTCAGCGCAGGGCTGTACGCTACGATAAGAGTGGGGACAACCATTACGACACGATCTCTGCTTTTATTAAATCCATTCGTGGTTCTGATCCGGACGCAGCTCTTTACTGGCTAGCGAGAATGATCGATGCCGGAGAAGATCCACGGTTCATTTCTCGCCGTTTGGTCATTTCGGCTTCAGAGGACATCGGAAATGCTGACCCGCAAGCGATCACAGTTGCGATTTCCTGCTTTCAGGCGGTAGAATTGGTGGGAATGCCTG is from Brevibacillus brevis and encodes:
- a CDS encoding tRNA threonylcarbamoyladenosine dehydratase translates to MLHQFSRCELAFGPEGLEKMKNSRVAVLGIGGVGSFTVEALARTGVGKLVLVDKDVVDITNINRQIHATLNTVGQKKAELMKERIATINPECEVVTLHMFYNEETAHELFEHELDYIVDAMDTMSAKLHVIKEAKRRNIPIISSMGAANKMDPTRFEVADISQTSYDPIAKVIRRELRKSGIYKGVKVVYSREIPVTVRVDVREQIVSNPDSPISKVRMPPASNAFVPSVAGLILASVVARDILEWQPVKG
- a CDS encoding replication-associated recombination protein A, with the translated sequence MDDLFTFAYDQQGGGKQKPLAARMRPQTIQDVIGQSHILAPGKLLRRAIEADQVSSVIFYGPPGTGKTTLAKVIARTTRTHFSELNAVTAGVADIRKVVDAAKERLVMDSQRTTLFVDEIHRFNKSQQDALLPYVEEGTIILIGATTENPFFEVNPALLSRSQVFSLQSLSHEELKQVMDRALRDEENGLAELFVTVEPEAAEHLIQYAEGDARRLLNALELAVTTTQPGVDGRITVTLDVAVESIQRRAVRYDKSGDNHYDTISAFIKSIRGSDPDAALYWLARMIDAGEDPRFISRRLVISASEDIGNADPQAITVAISCFQAVELVGMPEGRIPLAQATTYLATAPKSNAAYNGINSALDRIRTDGHKQVPIHLRDSAYKGAAKLGHGQGYLYPHNYPYGYVPQQYLPDGVNYSFYQPKDHGYERHIRRFQEERQKMDERGLPRKNSPE